In Flavobacteriales bacterium, one genomic interval encodes:
- a CDS encoding M28 family peptidase has product MHELGGMQRIALGSGLALIMLFSSCTPDEPETTVPLVKDQVTSVPPTPLFDPDSAYAFVKKQVDFGPRIPGTAPHTACGDWMVAKLKSYGAAVTEQTGTVTIYTGAKIPLRNIIGVWRPEMKDRILLLAHWDTRPFADKDSERKNEPIDGANDAGSGVGILLEVARHLAASNELLGVDILFTDVEDHGQPSGAMAMDESSMDTWCLGSQYFVKNPHVAGYKARFGILLDMAGGRDALFYQEALSMQYAGQVVHKVWKTAATLGYGDRFIRETKYFVGIDDHIPINKVLRIPTIDIIQYDPATQAFAPHWHTHDDNMDVIDRTTLKAVGQTVMEVVWKER; this is encoded by the coding sequence ATGCATGAATTAGGTGGAATGCAGCGAATTGCATTAGGATCCGGTCTGGCCTTGATCATGCTTTTTAGTTCATGTACACCTGATGAGCCGGAGACAACCGTTCCACTGGTCAAAGACCAAGTTACTTCTGTACCTCCAACACCGTTGTTCGATCCCGACAGTGCATATGCATTTGTGAAGAAGCAGGTCGATTTCGGACCTCGCATACCGGGTACTGCGCCGCACACAGCATGCGGCGATTGGATGGTTGCCAAGCTGAAGAGCTACGGCGCGGCTGTTACTGAACAGACGGGTACGGTTACAATTTATACGGGCGCTAAGATCCCGTTACGTAACATAATTGGAGTCTGGCGGCCGGAAATGAAGGATCGGATCCTATTGCTCGCCCATTGGGATACCAGACCTTTTGCGGATAAGGATAGTGAACGAAAGAACGAACCGATCGATGGTGCGAATGATGCAGGAAGTGGAGTAGGGATCCTCTTGGAGGTCGCGCGTCATTTGGCTGCTTCCAATGAGCTTTTGGGGGTGGATATTCTTTTTACGGATGTGGAGGACCATGGTCAGCCGAGTGGCGCAATGGCGATGGATGAGAGTAGCATGGATACGTGGTGCCTTGGCTCGCAATACTTCGTTAAGAACCCTCACGTAGCAGGCTATAAGGCTCGCTTTGGGATCCTTTTGGATATGGCGGGTGGCCGCGATGCATTGTTCTACCAAGAAGCATTAAGCATGCAATACGCAGGTCAGGTAGTGCATAAAGTATGGAAGACAGCAGCGACTTTGGGGTACGGAGATCGATTCATCCGCGAAACGAAGTATTTCGTAGGGATCGATGATCATATTCCGATCAACAAAGTTCTACGGATACCGACCATCGACATCATCCAATACGATCCAGCGACACAGGCCTTCGCTCCGCATTGGCATACACACGATGACAATATGGATGTGATCGATCGCACAACATTGAAAGCCGTTGGACAGACCGTAATGGAAGTTGTGTGGAAAGAGCGTTGA
- a CDS encoding cysteine--tRNA ligase, with amino-acid sequence MTDLRKGPLYLTNTLSRKKEEFVPIRPNHVGLYVCGPTVYSDAHLGNVRTFLAFDVLFRWLIYMGYTVRYVRNITDVGHLVDDVDHGEDKIAKRARLEQLEPMEIVQKYTNGFHDVMQLFNIRRPSIEPTATGHLIEQIEMVKRILASGNAYEANGSVYFDVEKYSTTNAYGELSGRKTEDLIANTRETEGQDEKRSPLDFAIWKKADATHLMKWPSPWSEGFPGWHLECSAMSTKYLGLTFDIHGGGMDLKFPHHECEIAQSIAADGQVPVRYWMHTNMLTVNGRKMAKSEGNGFTPEELVTGNHKLLDQGYSPMTVRFFMLQSHYAGTLDFSNAALQAAEKGLARLMSAMTTLSKLKAVNGAGDDEVDALETSCHAAMHDDLNTPVLIATLFEGVRLINSVNDGKQSLNSDALDRLKQLFNTMVFDVLGLRSEGEMINDDATLDGLVQEFIRMRATAKANKDFATSDRIRDQLISLGIVLKDTKEGTVWERA; translated from the coding sequence ATGACCGATCTGCGCAAAGGCCCTTTGTACCTTACCAATACACTCTCTCGAAAGAAGGAGGAATTCGTACCGATACGTCCCAACCATGTTGGACTGTATGTCTGCGGACCAACAGTATACAGTGATGCACACCTCGGAAATGTACGCACCTTTCTGGCTTTTGATGTACTCTTTCGGTGGCTCATTTATATGGGCTACACTGTGCGCTACGTGCGCAATATCACCGATGTAGGCCACTTGGTGGATGATGTGGATCATGGCGAGGATAAGATCGCGAAACGTGCGCGGCTAGAGCAACTGGAGCCCATGGAGATCGTCCAGAAATACACGAATGGCTTCCATGATGTAATGCAACTGTTCAATATTCGTAGGCCGAGCATTGAGCCAACCGCGACAGGTCATTTGATAGAGCAGATCGAAATGGTGAAACGGATCTTGGCGAGTGGCAATGCGTATGAGGCGAACGGAAGTGTGTATTTCGATGTTGAGAAGTACAGCACGACCAATGCATATGGTGAGTTAAGTGGTCGAAAGACAGAGGACCTGATAGCGAACACGCGAGAAACGGAAGGACAAGACGAGAAACGCAGTCCATTGGATTTTGCCATATGGAAAAAGGCGGATGCGACCCACCTTATGAAATGGCCTAGCCCATGGAGTGAAGGCTTTCCTGGTTGGCATTTGGAATGCAGTGCCATGAGTACGAAATACTTGGGCCTGACATTCGATATTCATGGTGGCGGAATGGATCTGAAGTTCCCGCATCACGAATGTGAGATCGCACAGAGCATCGCTGCAGATGGGCAGGTGCCTGTCCGGTATTGGATGCATACCAATATGCTTACAGTGAATGGCCGCAAGATGGCCAAAAGCGAAGGCAACGGCTTTACTCCGGAGGAGTTGGTAACAGGCAACCACAAGTTGTTGGATCAAGGCTATAGCCCAATGACGGTGCGTTTCTTCATGCTGCAAAGTCACTATGCTGGCACATTGGATTTCAGTAATGCAGCATTGCAAGCCGCAGAAAAAGGGTTAGCGCGGTTAATGTCCGCCATGACCACACTAAGTAAGTTAAAGGCCGTGAACGGTGCGGGTGATGACGAAGTTGATGCCTTGGAAACCAGCTGCCACGCTGCAATGCATGATGATCTGAATACGCCGGTACTGATCGCAACGCTGTTCGAGGGTGTGCGGTTGATCAATAGCGTCAACGATGGTAAGCAGTCATTGAATTCGGATGCACTTGATCGTCTGAAACAGCTTTTCAATACCATGGTGTTCGACGTACTTGGTTTGCGAAGCGAAGGAGAAATGATCAACGACGACGCAACCTTGGATGGGCTTGTTCAAGAGTTCATTCGGATGCGCGCGACAGCAAAAGCCAATAAGGATTTTGCTACAAGTGATCGGATCCGGGATCAGTTGATCTCCCTCGGCATTGTATTAAAAGACACCAAAGAAGGAACAGTATGGGAGCGAGCATGA
- the hflC gene encoding protease modulator HflC — protein MGIRNIIILVVILLALAATYSATFILDETQQAIVTQFGRPVGVPRTDPGMHFKTPFIQKVQFFDKRYLEWDGDVNQVPTKDKKFLLVDTYARWEITDPLQFFIRLRDERSGQSRLDDILDGETRNAVANHELIDLVRSSNRTPEVVESYMQELEILDSINVGRGDIEALILKKANERTSDLGIRILDFRFKRMNYVEDVRQRVYERMISERNRIADQFRSEGQGEARKIEGDKERDLAKIQSEAIMQAERIRGRADSSAAAIYARAYDRTSASRDLYGFLKSLEVLEKSIDTQSTVILSTESELYRYLKSMK, from the coding sequence ATGGGCATCCGTAATATCATCATTCTTGTTGTCATTCTGCTGGCTTTGGCAGCTACTTACAGCGCTACATTCATTCTGGACGAGACCCAACAGGCCATTGTAACGCAATTCGGCAGACCTGTTGGAGTGCCTCGTACTGACCCCGGCATGCACTTCAAAACGCCTTTCATCCAGAAAGTGCAATTTTTCGATAAGCGTTATTTGGAATGGGATGGTGATGTGAATCAAGTGCCTACCAAGGACAAGAAGTTCCTTTTGGTGGATACCTATGCTCGATGGGAGATCACGGATCCCTTGCAATTCTTCATCCGCTTGCGCGATGAACGTTCCGGACAATCCCGATTGGATGATATTCTGGACGGAGAAACACGGAATGCGGTAGCGAACCATGAATTGATCGACCTGGTGCGCAGCAGCAACCGTACGCCAGAGGTGGTTGAGAGCTACATGCAAGAGCTTGAGATACTGGATAGCATCAATGTAGGCAGAGGGGACATAGAGGCGCTGATCCTCAAGAAGGCCAATGAACGTACGAGTGACCTAGGAATACGCATATTGGATTTCAGGTTCAAGCGCATGAACTACGTGGAGGATGTGCGACAGCGCGTATACGAGCGTATGATAAGTGAGCGTAATAGAATTGCGGATCAATTCCGAAGTGAAGGACAAGGTGAGGCTCGTAAGATCGAAGGCGATAAGGAGCGCGATCTGGCAAAGATCCAGTCCGAAGCGATCATGCAAGCGGAACGCATTCGTGGTCGTGCGGATAGCTCCGCTGCGGCAATTTATGCCCGTGCTTATGACCGAACATCCGCTTCCCGCGATCTATATGGTTTCCTTAAGAGCTTGGAAGTATTGGAGAAGTCCATTGATACCCAAAGCACGGTTATTCTTTCAACAGAAAGTGAACTGTACAGGTACTTGAAGAGTATGAAGTGA
- the hflK gene encoding FtsH protease activity modulator HflK — MNMEEMEDRVRYILELLRNNLRRVLIAAVVLLTLLTAVKTIGPEEEGVVLSLGKYSRTLQPGLNFIMPWGIESLFKIPVQRQLKQEFGFRTSSSGVNSRYEEGDFSDESSMLTGDLNLADVEWVVQYRIVDSYKYLFRVRNSEMTFRDMSEAAMRKIVGDRTVNEILTVGRQEAASRVEMRLQEMCDEYENGIRVDQVVLQDVNPPELVKPSFNAVNEAQQERSTLINQAESKYNMVIPRARGEAMETVQLAEAYALNRVNGASGEADRFLAVYSEFIKAPEITRKRLYLETLERVLPKVGNKIIVDEKSNNVLPLLNMGDLNTAK; from the coding sequence ATGAATATGGAAGAGATGGAGGACCGGGTCAGATACATTTTGGAATTATTGCGCAATAATCTGCGCCGCGTATTGATCGCGGCCGTTGTCCTTCTGACGTTGCTAACTGCGGTCAAGACCATTGGCCCGGAAGAAGAGGGTGTGGTACTCTCCTTGGGGAAGTATTCGCGGACTTTGCAACCCGGCCTCAATTTCATAATGCCATGGGGAATTGAATCCTTATTTAAGATCCCCGTGCAACGGCAACTGAAACAAGAATTCGGTTTTCGCACCAGCTCGTCCGGGGTTAATTCAAGATACGAAGAAGGTGATTTCAGTGATGAAAGCAGCATGTTGACCGGAGACCTCAACTTGGCCGATGTGGAATGGGTGGTTCAATATCGGATAGTGGATAGTTATAAATACCTGTTCCGTGTCCGCAACTCCGAAATGACGTTCAGGGATATGAGCGAAGCTGCGATGCGCAAGATCGTTGGCGACCGCACGGTGAATGAGATCCTTACCGTTGGGAGACAAGAAGCTGCTAGCCGTGTAGAAATGCGCTTACAGGAAATGTGCGACGAATATGAGAATGGGATCCGTGTGGACCAGGTGGTTCTACAGGATGTGAATCCGCCTGAACTCGTGAAGCCGAGCTTCAATGCGGTCAATGAAGCGCAACAGGAACGGAGCACATTGATCAATCAGGCGGAAAGTAAGTACAACATGGTAATACCCAGAGCAAGAGGTGAAGCCATGGAAACCGTGCAATTAGCGGAGGCATATGCGCTCAATCGGGTGAACGGCGCATCAGGCGAGGCGGATCGTTTCCTTGCTGTTTACAGTGAGTTCATTAAGGCCCCGGAGATCACTCGGAAGCGATTGTACCTGGAAACATTGGAACGAGTGCTTCCCAAGGTCGGGAACAAGATCATTGTGGATGAGAAAAGTAACAATGTGCTACCACTGTTGAACATGGGTGACCTGAACACAGCAAAATGA